Proteins encoded in a region of the Roseateles sp. SL47 genome:
- a CDS encoding alpha/beta fold hydrolase has protein sequence MATFPKIKFLPGASGNTEFWKPVAAAMQVPEAITEHLGWPGLGPTPVDPAVSSLDDLVAQLSERITEPTALVAQSMGGVVALKVALKVARDRPHLITHLVLAALSGGIDVQRHGARDWRPARAQLDPGNPSHLFARYDGDLTPALASIQIPTLLLWGGADPISPVAVGQWLSGVLPRSALHVVEDGDHSFCHSRADGVAPLIARHLVSGG, from the coding sequence ATGGCGACATTTCCGAAAATCAAGTTCCTTCCGGGCGCGTCCGGAAACACCGAGTTCTGGAAGCCTGTGGCGGCGGCGATGCAGGTGCCAGAGGCGATCACGGAACATCTGGGCTGGCCCGGCCTCGGCCCCACGCCGGTGGACCCCGCGGTGTCGTCGCTGGACGATCTTGTCGCACAGCTCAGTGAGCGGATCACGGAACCCACGGCCTTGGTGGCGCAGTCGATGGGGGGCGTGGTCGCGCTGAAAGTGGCGCTGAAGGTCGCACGGGACCGGCCGCATCTGATCACCCATCTGGTGTTGGCCGCGCTCTCCGGAGGCATTGACGTGCAGCGCCATGGGGCACGGGATTGGCGTCCTGCGCGCGCCCAACTTGATCCCGGCAACCCCTCTCATCTGTTTGCCAGGTATGACGGCGATCTGACGCCCGCCCTCGCCTCCATCCAGATTCCCACCCTGTTGCTCTGGGGAGGCGCGGACCCGATCAGCCCGGTCGCCGTGGGGCAGTGGTTGAGCGGCGTGCTACCGCGCTCAGCGCTGCACGTGGTGGAGGATGGGGATCACTCGTTCTGCCATTCCCGGGCCGATGGGGTGGCACCGTTGATTGCGAGGCACCTGGTGAGCGGCGGCTGA
- a CDS encoding GFA family protein produces the protein MDRFTGSCLCGDVQVVATGQPYRVGLCHCLDCRKHHGALFHASAIFPDTAVTVTGEIRQYAGRGFCPRCGSSVLSRSGDEVEVNLGALDNIDQFKPTYELWTIRRESWLPAFPLSRHYERDRDGPQRQE, from the coding sequence ATGGACCGATTCACGGGAAGTTGTCTGTGTGGAGATGTCCAGGTGGTGGCCACCGGGCAGCCCTACCGGGTGGGCCTTTGCCATTGCCTGGATTGCCGTAAACACCACGGCGCGTTGTTCCACGCGTCGGCCATCTTTCCGGACACGGCGGTGACGGTGACGGGAGAGATTCGCCAGTACGCAGGCCGTGGATTCTGCCCGCGTTGTGGGTCGTCGGTGCTGAGCCGGTCGGGGGACGAGGTGGAGGTGAACCTCGGTGCGCTCGACAACATCGATCAGTTCAAACCGACCTACGAGTTGTGGACGATTCGGCGTGAGTCCTGGCTGCCGGCGTTTCCACTCTCGCGGCATTACGAGCGGGACCGGGACGGCCCGCAGCGTCAGGAGTGA
- a CDS encoding TetR/AcrR family transcriptional regulator, with protein MRPELSPKAAEFLSFTRELLVQCGYNSFSYAKVAERGNITGASIHHHFPSKEALVKAAVSQYREDAPEALSGLKQHFNDPVAERLPAGHPVAHGPDDPIVRGALLAWLLIFLCGCVLQVALGLGWPLRQPAQRSSHS; from the coding sequence ATGCGTCCCGAGCTATCCCCCAAGGCCGCTGAGTTTCTGAGCTTTACGCGTGAACTGTTGGTCCAGTGTGGGTACAACAGCTTCAGCTACGCCAAGGTCGCCGAGCGGGGCAACATCACCGGGGCCAGCATCCATCATCACTTTCCCAGCAAGGAAGCGTTGGTAAAAGCGGCCGTGTCCCAATATCGGGAGGATGCACCGGAAGCGCTGTCGGGATTGAAGCAGCACTTCAACGACCCAGTGGCAGAGCGTCTTCCGGCCGGTCATCCGGTGGCTCACGGCCCCGACGATCCCATCGTGCGAGGCGCACTGCTGGCGTGGCTGCTGATCTTCCTGTGCGGTTGTGTGTTGCAGGTAGCCTTGGGCCTGGGGTGGCCCCTTCGGCAACCGGCACAACGCTCATCTCACTCCTGA
- a CDS encoding antibiotic biosynthesis monooxygenase family protein, whose product MFTLIYRWRVHPGRERQFVDAWLRMTEIIREREGSLGSRLHIAEDGLYVAYAQWPSYEAWEASDDIEPTEETVHLRRVISDSAVRLKPDLRMEVIHDLLVPSLVAGP is encoded by the coding sequence ATGTTCACATTGATCTATCGCTGGCGTGTCCATCCTGGCCGCGAACGGCAGTTCGTCGACGCGTGGCTTCGCATGACCGAGATCATCCGTGAGCGAGAGGGCAGCCTCGGCTCGCGGCTTCACATCGCGGAGGACGGCCTTTACGTGGCTTATGCGCAATGGCCCAGCTACGAGGCCTGGGAGGCGTCGGACGACATTGAACCGACCGAGGAGACGGTCCACCTGCGACGCGTCATCAGCGACAGCGCGGTTCGCCTGAAGCCTGACCTTCGCATGGAGGTCATCCACGATTTGTTGGTTCCGTCGCTGGTTGCCGGGCCATAG